A part of Propioniciclava coleopterorum genomic DNA contains:
- a CDS encoding cytochrome c biogenesis CcdA family protein — translation MDIGLLAAFVGGTLALLSPCAALMLPAFFASTVGSGPRLLAHGAVFYLGLLLVLVPVGTGAGALGTLFVTHRQAIVLLASVVLVVLGAAQALGFGFDPSRLLPASADLHARAASRTGLAKTLLLGAASGIAGFCAGPILGAVLTLAAARGDALAAGVLLAVYGAGMVVPLLAIAALWQRLGDRGRRWLRGRTVTALGRELHTTSLVTGVLIMAVGVLFWTTNGLVGAPALVPVEAQAWLQERAGGLASPVVDALVVLGGAALVLLVWAGRRRVRGGDAQDAEDARGARP, via the coding sequence ATGGACATCGGACTGCTCGCCGCGTTCGTCGGCGGCACGCTCGCGCTGCTGAGCCCGTGCGCGGCGCTCATGCTGCCCGCGTTCTTCGCCTCGACGGTGGGGTCGGGCCCGCGGCTGCTGGCGCACGGCGCGGTGTTCTACCTGGGCCTCCTCCTGGTGCTGGTCCCCGTCGGCACCGGCGCCGGGGCGCTCGGGACGCTGTTCGTGACGCACCGACAGGCGATCGTGCTGCTGGCCTCGGTCGTCCTGGTCGTCCTGGGCGCAGCCCAGGCGCTCGGGTTCGGGTTCGACCCCTCGCGCCTGCTGCCCGCCTCCGCCGACCTGCACGCCCGGGCCGCGTCCCGGACGGGCCTGGCCAAGACGCTGCTGCTGGGCGCCGCCAGCGGCATCGCGGGCTTCTGCGCCGGCCCGATCCTCGGGGCCGTGCTGACGCTGGCCGCCGCGCGCGGCGACGCGCTGGCCGCCGGCGTCCTGCTCGCCGTCTACGGCGCCGGGATGGTCGTGCCGCTGCTGGCGATCGCCGCGCTGTGGCAGCGGCTCGGTGACCGGGGACGCCGGTGGTTGCGCGGCCGCACCGTCACGGCGCTGGGCCGCGAACTGCACACGACCTCGCTCGTCACCGGGGTGCTGATCATGGCGGTCGGCGTCCTGTTCTGGACCACCAACGGCCTGGTGGGGGCGCCCGCGCTGGTCCCGGTCGAGGCGCAGGCATGGCTCCAGGAGCGCGCGGGCGGCCTGGCCAGCCCGGTGGTGGACGCCCTGGTCGTGCTCGGCGGCGCCGCGCTGGTGCTGCTGGTCTGGGCCGGGCGGCGCCGCGTCCGCGGCGGCGACGCGCAGGACGCCGAGGACGCCCGCGGCGCCCGCCCGTGA
- a CDS encoding DNA-processing protein DprA, translated as MASLSDVASDERTARMVLSMLVEPNDSVTGRILSRLRAVETLWLAEHDREVVGLSPVDAQVWRERLRVPDARELAGRIDQVHQSGVRALIPGDNDWPTAFDDLGEVAPYVLWTRGTSSFLSRPMSDLVTITGARACTSYGEYVARELASSVAAEERVVVAGGAYGIEGASHQAALAAGGDTIAILANGVDRPYPVGHRDLLDRVADVGLLVSEVPPGAVPTRHRVIARARLMAALSYASVIVEAGARSGSLLVAQRADELGRRVGAVPGPVTSAASIGPHRLLRDGIATLVADTSDLAKLVERGQVSRERLDMEQVGPPSPAPTRTL; from the coding sequence ATGGCCAGTTTGAGTGATGTCGCGAGCGACGAGCGCACCGCGAGGATGGTGCTGTCCATGCTCGTCGAGCCCAATGACTCGGTGACAGGACGCATCTTGTCCAGGCTCAGAGCAGTCGAGACGCTTTGGCTCGCTGAGCACGACCGCGAAGTAGTCGGTCTGAGCCCAGTGGACGCGCAGGTCTGGCGCGAACGCCTCAGGGTGCCAGATGCAAGGGAGCTCGCCGGGCGAATCGACCAGGTGCACCAATCGGGGGTTCGAGCACTCATCCCAGGCGATAACGACTGGCCTACCGCCTTCGACGATCTTGGTGAAGTTGCGCCCTACGTGCTGTGGACTCGCGGCACGTCGTCCTTCCTCTCGCGTCCGATGAGCGATCTCGTCACGATCACCGGGGCTCGGGCATGCACCTCCTACGGTGAATACGTGGCTCGGGAACTCGCCAGTTCCGTTGCCGCAGAGGAACGAGTTGTCGTCGCGGGAGGTGCCTACGGGATCGAAGGCGCGTCGCACCAGGCCGCCCTCGCTGCAGGTGGCGACACGATCGCCATTCTCGCCAACGGAGTCGATCGCCCGTACCCTGTCGGCCATCGCGACCTGCTTGATCGCGTCGCTGATGTCGGCCTTCTCGTCAGTGAGGTTCCGCCGGGTGCCGTTCCGACCCGACACCGGGTCATCGCCCGAGCCCGGCTGATGGCTGCGCTGTCCTACGCGTCGGTGATCGTCGAAGCGGGTGCTCGATCTGGCTCACTGCTGGTTGCCCAGCGAGCCGACGAGCTCGGCCGACGTGTCGGTGCCGTTCCCGGACCAGTCACGAGCGCCGCCAGCATAGGACCGCACCGCTTGTTGCGCGACGGCATCGCGACCTTGGTGGCGGACACTTCGGACCTCGCCAAGCTCGTGGAGCGGGGCCAGGTGTCACGAGAGCGACTCGACATGGAGCAGGTCGGCCCACCTTCTCCTGCTCCGACGCGCACGCTGTAG
- a CDS encoding M56 family metallopeptidase, with translation MTAGLLAVVLCAAVLAGTAAGPWLLRHASPFLVRMPRLAVLVIAGGLGLWLVALLAIGPVLAWAAAGPALLPEGAADVCRRCLSAANPFPGQAASGPVPAVLLLAPTAALTLVVGAGLLRSLLRADAQARSAAGVLLPGAQHRWVQGHDVTVVEAERPFALTLPARRGGIVLSTAALHALADDELAAVLAHEDAHLRQRHHLVSALVDGLAAPLLWVPVVRAAVDALPHYLEIAADDRARRSVGTPALVGALLKLGERGHPATALPSGRVVLQAAGPERIRHLVRPVGGWAGALPAGALAGYLVGMAALSAAVHLPYAAAALSGCGL, from the coding sequence GTGACCGCCGGTCTGCTCGCGGTGGTGCTGTGCGCCGCGGTCCTGGCGGGGACGGCCGCCGGGCCGTGGCTGTTGCGGCACGCGTCCCCCTTCCTGGTGCGGATGCCGCGGCTGGCCGTCCTGGTCATCGCCGGCGGGCTGGGGCTGTGGCTGGTCGCGCTGCTCGCGATCGGCCCCGTGCTGGCGTGGGCCGCTGCTGGACCCGCGCTCCTGCCCGAGGGGGCCGCGGACGTGTGCCGGCGCTGCCTGAGCGCGGCCAACCCGTTCCCGGGCCAGGCCGCCTCCGGCCCCGTGCCTGCTGTCCTGCTGCTGGCCCCGACGGCGGCGCTGACGCTGGTCGTCGGGGCGGGGCTGCTGCGCAGCCTGCTCCGCGCGGACGCGCAGGCGCGGAGCGCGGCCGGGGTGCTGTTGCCCGGCGCCCAGCACCGTTGGGTGCAGGGCCACGACGTGACGGTGGTCGAGGCCGAACGCCCGTTCGCGCTGACCCTCCCCGCCCGGCGCGGCGGGATCGTGCTGTCCACCGCGGCGCTCCACGCGCTGGCCGACGACGAACTCGCCGCCGTCCTGGCCCACGAGGACGCCCACCTGCGGCAGCGGCACCACCTCGTCTCCGCGCTGGTGGACGGGCTGGCCGCGCCCCTGCTGTGGGTGCCGGTGGTTCGCGCGGCCGTGGACGCGTTGCCGCACTACCTGGAGATCGCCGCCGACGACCGCGCCCGCCGCAGCGTCGGCACCCCGGCGCTGGTCGGCGCGCTGCTCAAGCTGGGGGAGCGCGGCCACCCCGCGACGGCGCTGCCCTCGGGCCGGGTCGTGCTCCAGGCCGCCGGGCCGGAGCGCATCCGGCACCTGGTGCGTCCGGTCGGCGGCTGGGCCGGCGCCCTCCCGGCTGGCGCGCTCGCCGGCTACCTCGTCGGGATGGCCGCACTGAGCGCCGCCGTCCACCTGCCCTACGCCGCCGCCGCGCTGAGCGGTTGCGGGCTCTGA
- a CDS encoding DNA adenine methylase, with protein MNAYAAERHGEIASTATKPSSDEVTLASAQPAAVLPHTGQGRTPMTDSLRVIGSRRYGTLSPLRYPGGKAALAGFFADIIDILGIKDARYIEPYAGGVGAGIALLREGIVQHLVVNDIDPAVHAFWKSVVGNNAEFVEMVASTPLTIDEWQRQRDVYRSRDERDALRLGFAFFFLNRTNRSGILNAGVIGGQRQEGKYKIDARFNRLTLVERLTAIGALADRITVSDLDGRTVIQQYSHDDRSFMYIDPPYVQAGSQLYLNAFDGRDHKALSTIVNSVESAHWLMTYDTAPLIEKLYRNQFQCRLELTYSARYPGQAEELLVASPSVARAIKSLQTTSAMAGATSA; from the coding sequence ATGAACGCCTACGCCGCCGAGAGGCATGGCGAGATTGCGAGCACTGCGACCAAGCCTTCCTCGGACGAGGTGACGCTCGCTTCTGCTCAGCCCGCTGCCGTGTTGCCGCACACCGGGCAAGGAAGGACTCCAATGACTGACAGCCTGCGTGTCATCGGGTCACGCCGATACGGCACACTCTCACCATTGCGATACCCCGGCGGAAAAGCTGCGCTCGCTGGCTTCTTCGCTGACATCATCGACATTCTTGGCATCAAGGACGCCCGCTACATCGAACCCTACGCCGGAGGTGTGGGCGCGGGGATCGCGCTTCTGCGCGAGGGCATCGTCCAACACTTGGTAGTCAACGACATCGACCCAGCCGTCCACGCCTTCTGGAAGTCCGTCGTTGGCAACAACGCAGAGTTCGTAGAAATGGTGGCGTCAACACCACTCACGATCGACGAGTGGCAGCGCCAGCGCGACGTATATCGCTCACGGGACGAGCGCGATGCACTGCGCCTGGGCTTCGCGTTCTTTTTCTTGAATCGAACCAATCGCTCCGGGATTCTGAACGCCGGCGTTATCGGCGGCCAGCGCCAGGAGGGAAAATACAAGATTGATGCGCGATTCAACCGGCTCACACTCGTCGAGCGGTTGACTGCGATCGGTGCTCTAGCGGATCGAATCACGGTCTCTGATCTGGATGGCCGGACTGTGATCCAGCAGTACTCTCACGATGACCGGTCATTCATGTACATCGACCCGCCCTACGTGCAAGCAGGCTCGCAACTCTATCTCAATGCCTTCGACGGACGAGACCACAAGGCACTCTCGACGATCGTCAACTCCGTTGAAAGTGCACACTGGTTGATGACCTATGACACAGCCCCGCTGATCGAGAAACTGTATCGAAATCAGTTCCAGTGCCGACTGGAACTCACCTACTCCGCCAGGTATCCGGGCCAGGCGGAAGAGCTGCTCGTGGCATCCCCGTCTGTCGCGCGGGCGATCAAGTCGTTGCAGACGACGTCTGCGATGGCGGGCGCAACAAGCGCCTAA
- a CDS encoding DUF1295 domain-containing protein, which produces MTASPDPDPRPGGAETPAPGNRGRSAAILVLVLGLGAGIAWAGSQGGALVGGVPVFALAVAWVFLVQSVGFLHAWTKQTEHYFDLLGSLTYITTVVAAWVLSGHRDATAMLIGGAVVVWAARLGTFLFRRVRRAGSDDRFDAIKPNFPRFLNVWMLQGLWVTITLGAALAAITAAPRPAFGAMTVVGLLVWALGFGFEVVADTQKSRFRADPANQGEFISTGVWAWSRHPNYFGEIVAWAGIALAAFPALHGWQYVTLLSPVFVVLLLTRVSGIPLLEKKADARWGDRADYQAYRAATPVLVPRPRPKRA; this is translated from the coding sequence ATGACCGCATCGCCCGACCCCGACCCTCGGCCCGGAGGCGCTGAGACGCCCGCTCCGGGTAATCGTGGCCGCTCGGCGGCGATCCTCGTCCTGGTGCTCGGGCTGGGCGCAGGGATCGCCTGGGCCGGCTCGCAGGGCGGGGCGCTCGTGGGCGGCGTCCCCGTGTTCGCGCTCGCCGTGGCCTGGGTCTTCCTGGTGCAGTCCGTCGGCTTCCTCCACGCCTGGACGAAGCAGACCGAGCACTACTTCGACCTGCTCGGCAGCCTGACCTACATCACCACGGTCGTCGCCGCGTGGGTGCTGAGCGGCCATCGCGACGCGACGGCGATGCTCATCGGCGGCGCGGTGGTCGTGTGGGCGGCCCGGCTGGGGACCTTCCTGTTCCGACGGGTCCGGCGGGCCGGCTCGGATGACCGCTTCGACGCGATCAAGCCGAACTTCCCCCGGTTCCTCAACGTCTGGATGCTGCAGGGGCTGTGGGTCACCATCACGCTGGGTGCCGCCCTGGCGGCGATCACCGCCGCGCCGCGACCCGCGTTCGGCGCGATGACCGTCGTCGGCCTGCTCGTCTGGGCGCTCGGGTTCGGGTTCGAGGTCGTGGCCGACACCCAGAAGAGCCGCTTCCGCGCGGACCCGGCCAACCAGGGTGAGTTCATCTCCACGGGCGTGTGGGCGTGGTCGCGGCACCCCAACTACTTCGGTGAGATCGTCGCCTGGGCCGGGATCGCCCTCGCGGCGTTCCCGGCGCTGCACGGCTGGCAGTACGTCACCCTGCTCTCGCCGGTGTTCGTCGTCCTGCTGCTCACCCGGGTCAGCGGGATCCCACTGTTGGAGAAGAAGGCGGACGCGCGCTGGGGCGATCGGGCCGACTACCAGGCCTACCGCGCCGCGACGCCGGTGCTGGTGCCGCGTCCCCGGCCGAAGCGGGCGTGA
- a CDS encoding DUF1772 domain-containing protein: protein MRGAGMVAQWLLVGAILINGLLAGLYFAFACSVVLAFARLDDAAYVTAFRLINTAILNRWFLPVFFLAPALALVAVGARAAEGDLGAAGVLGAAASAATFLITVAANVPLNRRLDAAPTASGVELRAARDAFEGPWRRWNLVRAVTGAVAVLALAAAA, encoded by the coding sequence ATGAGGGGAGCCGGAATGGTCGCGCAGTGGCTGCTGGTGGGGGCGATTCTGATCAACGGGCTGCTGGCCGGGTTGTACTTCGCCTTCGCCTGCTCGGTGGTGCTGGCGTTCGCGCGGCTCGACGACGCCGCCTACGTGACCGCGTTCCGGCTCATCAACACCGCGATCCTCAACCGGTGGTTCCTCCCGGTGTTCTTCCTGGCGCCCGCGCTGGCGCTCGTCGCCGTCGGCGCGCGGGCGGCCGAGGGCGACCTCGGCGCCGCCGGGGTGCTCGGAGCGGCGGCGTCGGCGGCGACCTTCCTCATCACGGTGGCGGCCAACGTCCCCCTGAACCGACGCCTGGACGCCGCGCCCACGGCGTCCGGGGTGGAACTGCGGGCGGCGCGGGACGCCTTCGAGGGGCCCTGGCGCCGCTGGAACCTGGTTCGCGCCGTCACCGGCGCGGTCGCCGTGCTGGCGCTGGCCGCTGCCGCCTGA
- a CDS encoding FAD-binding domain-containing protein: MTHHHPGSLDADLSPALASLAYDDDPAALVAWQEGRTGYPLVDAGMRQLLATGWMHNRVRMVAASFLTKDLHAWWPAGARWFLRHLIDGDPASNAHGWQWTAGTGTDAAPYFRVFNPVRQGLTHDPDGDYVRRWIPELAHIDGPRVHEPWAVPGGHAHGYPERLVDHAAERRDALERHARARADRPEPTNHPPTRKEGRP, encoded by the coding sequence GTGACCCATCACCACCCCGGCAGCCTGGACGCCGACCTGAGTCCCGCGCTCGCGTCCCTGGCCTACGACGACGACCCCGCCGCCCTGGTCGCCTGGCAGGAGGGCCGCACCGGCTATCCCCTCGTGGACGCCGGCATGCGGCAGTTGCTCGCGACCGGATGGATGCACAACCGGGTGCGCATGGTGGCGGCCAGCTTCCTCACCAAGGACCTGCACGCCTGGTGGCCCGCCGGCGCGCGCTGGTTCCTGCGGCACCTGATCGACGGCGACCCGGCCTCGAACGCCCACGGCTGGCAGTGGACCGCCGGCACCGGCACCGACGCCGCCCCCTACTTCCGGGTGTTCAACCCCGTCCGGCAGGGGCTCACGCACGACCCGGACGGCGACTACGTGCGCCGGTGGATCCCCGAACTCGCCCACATCGACGGCCCGCGCGTCCACGAGCCGTGGGCCGTGCCGGGCGGCCACGCCCACGGCTACCCCGAGCGTCTGGTGGACCACGCCGCCGAGCGGCGGGACGCCCTGGAACGCCACGCGCGGGCCCGCGCCGACCGACCCGAACCGACGAACCACCCCCCGACCCGAAAGGAAGGCCGCCCATGA
- a CDS encoding BlaI/MecI/CopY family transcriptional regulator codes for MRGAPEHPGEPLRLGALEAQVMGVLWDHGPATVREVIERLPTDPAYTTIATVLTNLDRKHLLSITRQNHSTRYSARIGRHEHAAALMEQVLEASRDRSASILQFVDSMPDSDLDLLRDYLKRRDAGERP; via the coding sequence ATGAGGGGCGCTCCCGAGCATCCGGGTGAGCCGCTGCGCCTGGGCGCGCTGGAGGCCCAGGTCATGGGCGTGCTGTGGGATCACGGCCCCGCGACGGTGCGCGAGGTGATCGAGCGGCTGCCGACCGACCCGGCCTACACCACCATCGCGACCGTGCTCACCAACCTGGACCGCAAGCACCTCCTGTCGATCACCCGGCAGAACCACTCGACGCGCTACAGCGCGCGGATCGGCCGCCACGAGCACGCGGCCGCGCTCATGGAGCAGGTGCTCGAGGCGAGTCGGGATCGCAGCGCCTCGATCCTGCAGTTCGTGGACTCGATGCCGGACAGCGACCTCGACCTGCTGCGGGACTACCTGAAACGCCGCGACGCGGGGGAGCGTCCGTGA
- a CDS encoding deoxyribodipyrimidine photo-lyase, translating into MTAVLWLRRDLRRADLPALAAAHGRASGGEVAVCVALDPGDEARGAAPRAWWAATLLALRETYEGRLTLLEGDPAEALVAFAARLGASSVHVSRETEPAGVARDARVRAALAAAGVDWVETGTPYAVAPGAVLTAAGRPFEIFTPFARRWREHLGEPPAQEPPGLRLAPASGDEGAWARLEARADAAAALELPPAGEEAALARWHGFLDEGLPGYARRRDRADLDGTSRLSPYLALGVLHPGPCSPTCSRTAARTPRSSSPSSPGASSTPT; encoded by the coding sequence ATGACCGCCGTCCTCTGGCTTCGCCGCGACCTCCGTCGCGCTGACCTGCCCGCGCTGGCCGCAGCCCACGGCCGCGCGTCCGGCGGCGAGGTGGCGGTCTGCGTCGCGCTCGATCCGGGCGACGAGGCGCGGGGAGCCGCGCCGCGCGCCTGGTGGGCGGCCACGCTCCTGGCGCTGCGGGAGACCTACGAGGGTCGGCTCACGCTGCTGGAGGGGGACCCCGCCGAGGCGCTCGTGGCGTTCGCCGCCCGCTTGGGCGCCTCCTCGGTGCACGTCTCGCGGGAGACCGAGCCGGCCGGAGTGGCCCGCGACGCCCGCGTCCGGGCCGCGCTCGCAGCCGCCGGCGTCGACTGGGTCGAGACCGGGACCCCCTATGCGGTCGCGCCCGGCGCGGTGCTGACGGCTGCGGGGCGACCCTTCGAGATCTTCACCCCGTTCGCGCGGCGATGGCGCGAGCACCTGGGCGAGCCCCCGGCCCAGGAGCCGCCGGGCCTGCGGCTGGCGCCGGCGTCCGGCGACGAGGGCGCCTGGGCCCGGCTCGAGGCCCGCGCGGACGCCGCCGCGGCGCTCGAACTGCCCCCGGCCGGCGAGGAGGCGGCGCTGGCGCGCTGGCACGGGTTCCTCGACGAGGGGCTGCCGGGGTACGCGCGGCGCCGGGACCGGGCCGACCTGGACGGCACCTCCCGCCTGTCGCCGTACCTCGCGCTGGGCGTGCTGCACCCCGGACCCTGCTCGCCGACCTGCTCGCGGACGGCGGCCCGGACGCCGAGAAGTTCCTCACCGAGCTCGCCTGGCGCGAGTTCTACGCCGACGTGA
- a CDS encoding MerR family transcriptional regulator has product MYTVSQAARLVGVPAATLRAWERRYSVIAPSRTEGGYRLYDPAQIELLREMAARVAGGMRPALAAASLSALPTPGGATSGTPDLVAAAASLDPEVLGPTIRAGLADGDFEKSVTAWLLPQLDLLGEAWASGRLSVAHEHFTSAGLMGALASAFAAAAPHERGPTVLVGLPSGARHELALLAFAVCLRRLGADVLYLGADVPPADWRAAVRDRHPLAAVLAVHSRRDARAGTLVADALADLPVSVWVGGAARAGVRGATPLPDDIPEAARRVHRALLGATL; this is encoded by the coding sequence GTGTACACGGTCAGCCAGGCCGCCCGCCTCGTCGGCGTCCCCGCTGCCACGCTGCGCGCCTGGGAGCGCCGCTACAGCGTCATCGCCCCGAGCCGCACCGAGGGCGGCTACCGGCTCTACGACCCGGCGCAGATCGAACTGCTGCGGGAGATGGCTGCGCGCGTCGCCGGTGGGATGCGTCCCGCGCTCGCGGCCGCCAGTCTCAGCGCCCTCCCGACGCCGGGTGGGGCCACCTCGGGCACGCCGGATCTGGTCGCGGCCGCCGCCTCGCTCGATCCGGAGGTGCTGGGCCCGACCATCCGGGCCGGCCTCGCGGACGGCGACTTCGAGAAGTCGGTGACGGCGTGGTTGCTCCCCCAACTCGACCTGCTGGGCGAGGCCTGGGCGTCGGGGCGGCTGTCGGTCGCCCACGAACACTTCACCAGCGCGGGCCTCATGGGGGCGCTGGCCTCGGCCTTCGCCGCCGCGGCCCCGCACGAGCGCGGCCCGACGGTCCTGGTGGGCCTGCCGAGCGGCGCGCGGCACGAGCTCGCGCTGCTCGCGTTCGCCGTCTGCCTGCGCCGGCTCGGCGCCGATGTCCTGTACCTGGGGGCCGACGTCCCCCCGGCCGACTGGCGGGCTGCCGTACGCGACCGGCACCCGCTGGCCGCCGTCCTCGCGGTTCACTCGCGCCGGGACGCCCGCGCCGGCACCCTCGTCGCCGACGCCCTGGCCGACCTGCCGGTCTCGGTGTGGGTCGGCGGCGCCGCGCGCGCCGGAGTCAGGGGCGCGACGCCGCTGCCCGACGACATCCCCGAGGCGGCCCGCCGCGTGCACCGGGCGCTGCTCGGGGCGACGCTGTGA
- a CDS encoding AraC family transcriptional regulator: protein MTTLPRTAADRLARTLQTLRMRRVFSCRAELGEPWALEMPALPDALSFHVVLAGSCALAVPGCDPVALAAGDVALVPHGRGHTLRAGRADAARVDLLPQRYLSAHHSVLRHGGPGARGLLFCGVVGFDDQAAAELVRGLPPLLRVAGATAAESDALHATVRLMTAEAEHPRLGGDTIATRLADVLVVQAIRSWLETRADPPPGWLSGIADPRIGASLEALAADPGADWTLDRLAAAATLSRSAFAARFADLLGEAPGAYVTRWRMRLACARLREEDVTVARLAADLGYRSEAAFHRAFTRVVGSPPGAVRRAAREDLSLRPPGGGAPGPGPATT from the coding sequence ATGACCACCCTCCCGCGGACCGCGGCGGACCGGCTCGCCCGGACGCTGCAGACGCTCCGGATGCGCCGCGTCTTCTCCTGTCGCGCCGAACTGGGCGAGCCGTGGGCGCTGGAGATGCCCGCGCTCCCCGACGCCCTCAGCTTCCACGTCGTGCTGGCGGGGTCGTGCGCGCTCGCCGTCCCGGGCTGCGATCCGGTCGCCCTGGCCGCGGGCGACGTGGCGCTCGTCCCCCACGGCCGCGGCCACACCCTGCGTGCGGGGCGGGCGGACGCGGCACGGGTCGACCTGCTCCCCCAGCGCTACCTCAGCGCCCACCACTCGGTCCTGCGGCACGGCGGCCCCGGCGCGCGCGGCCTGCTGTTCTGCGGCGTGGTCGGGTTCGACGACCAGGCTGCGGCCGAGCTGGTGCGCGGGCTGCCACCGCTGCTGCGGGTCGCCGGGGCGACCGCGGCGGAGTCCGACGCGCTGCACGCGACGGTGCGGCTGATGACCGCGGAGGCGGAGCATCCACGCCTGGGTGGCGACACGATCGCGACGCGGCTCGCGGACGTCCTCGTCGTGCAGGCCATCCGCTCCTGGCTCGAGACCCGGGCCGATCCGCCGCCCGGCTGGCTGAGCGGCATCGCCGACCCGCGGATCGGAGCGTCCCTGGAGGCGCTGGCCGCCGACCCCGGCGCGGACTGGACGCTCGACCGGCTCGCCGCCGCGGCCACCCTCTCGCGCTCGGCGTTCGCCGCCCGGTTCGCGGACCTCCTGGGCGAGGCGCCGGGCGCCTACGTCACGCGCTGGCGGATGCGGCTGGCGTGCGCGCGGCTGCGCGAGGAGGACGTGACCGTCGCCCGGCTGGCCGCCGACCTGGGATACCGCTCCGAGGCGGCCTTCCACCGCGCCTTCACCCGCGTCGTCGGGAGCCCGCCCGGCGCCGTCCGCCGTGCGGCGCGCGAGGACCTCAGCCTTCGGCCGCCCGGCGGTGGTGCTCCCGGGCCAGGTCCAGCCACGACGTGA
- a CDS encoding TfoX/Sxy family protein: MQAPDPAARGADAGAPPQPARAATTGVPAAQADLVFRLRGLLADEPTLRDVSMFGGRSFMVEGRMLVAAGRDGSLLVRVAGARHDELVARPGAAQAQMGAGRSMGPGWIRVEAQALEDDAALTSWLDLAREHHRRAAEG, encoded by the coding sequence ATGCAAGCACCCGACCCGGCGGCGCGCGGAGCGGACGCCGGCGCCCCACCCCAACCGGCGCGTGCCGCGACGACGGGCGTGCCCGCCGCGCAGGCCGATCTCGTGTTCCGGCTTCGCGGGCTGCTGGCCGACGAGCCCACGCTGCGCGACGTGTCGATGTTCGGCGGCCGCTCGTTCATGGTCGAGGGCCGGATGCTGGTCGCCGCGGGTCGGGACGGCAGCCTCCTGGTGCGGGTGGCCGGGGCGCGTCACGACGAACTGGTGGCCCGACCGGGCGCGGCGCAGGCGCAGATGGGCGCGGGGCGGTCGATGGGCCCGGGATGGATCCGGGTGGAGGCGCAGGCGCTCGAGGACGACGCCGCCCTCACGTCGTGGCTGGACCTGGCCCGGGAGCACCACCGCCGGGCGGCCGAAGGCTGA
- a CDS encoding DsbA family protein yields the protein MPADTRARPGAPRRSPSSWKVPVAVLAVAAVLLATIALVNRGEPAAPVVPSPTGAASVAPQQQGPDLSAAEGRDAADLLADGPVDAPVVLVVFSDYQCPYCARWSEQTLPAMRAHVAAGDLRIEWRDVNAFGPASERGARATHAAARQGALWAYHDALFEGGRTRTEAELSEEALIALAGDLGLQTDRFAADLRSEETAQAIAANQQLAFSLGATSTPVFLLGGRPLVGAQPTEVFEAAFAAALDAAA from the coding sequence ATGCCCGCCGACACCCGCGCCCGTCCGGGAGCGCCGCGCCGCTCGCCCTCGTCGTGGAAGGTACCCGTCGCCGTGCTCGCGGTGGCCGCCGTGCTGCTCGCGACGATCGCGCTGGTGAACCGCGGCGAGCCCGCGGCCCCGGTGGTCCCGAGCCCCACGGGCGCGGCGTCCGTGGCCCCGCAGCAGCAGGGACCCGACCTCTCTGCAGCCGAGGGCAGGGACGCCGCCGACCTCCTCGCCGACGGCCCCGTGGACGCGCCGGTGGTGCTCGTGGTCTTCTCCGACTACCAGTGCCCGTACTGCGCGCGCTGGAGCGAGCAGACGCTCCCGGCGATGCGCGCGCACGTCGCGGCGGGCGACCTGCGGATCGAGTGGCGGGACGTGAACGCGTTCGGCCCGGCGTCCGAGCGCGGCGCGCGCGCCACCCACGCCGCCGCCCGGCAGGGCGCCCTGTGGGCCTACCACGACGCCCTGTTCGAGGGCGGGCGCACCCGCACGGAGGCCGAGCTCAGTGAGGAGGCGCTCATCGCGCTGGCGGGCGACCTCGGCCTGCAGACGGACCGGTTCGCCGCCGACCTGCGCTCGGAGGAGACCGCGCAGGCGATCGCCGCCAACCAGCAGCTCGCGTTCAGCCTGGGGGCGACCTCGACGCCGGTGTTCCTGTTGGGCGGACGTCCGCTGGTGGGCGCGCAGCCGACCGAGGTGTTCGAGGCGGCCTTCGCCGCCGCGCTCGACGCCGCGGCGTGA